A genomic window from Nicotiana sylvestris chromosome 11, ASM39365v2, whole genome shotgun sequence includes:
- the LOC138881446 gene encoding uncharacterized protein, protein MIQHPDKNYIDLILVRIHNQPAYCAHVEEEADGKPWFHDIKEYRSKGEYPKHANHIQKRTLQRLSNHFFHSGGNLYRRTPDLGLLRCVDAKEASKLLEDVHAGTCGPHMNGFVLAKKILREGYF, encoded by the coding sequence atgatacagcatccagataaAAACTATATTGATCTCATCctagtgaggatccataatcagccggcatattgtgctcatgtcgaggaagaagccgatggaaagccttggttccatgacatcaaggagtaccgatcaaaaggagaatacccaaagCACGCAAATCACATTCAGAAACGCACGCTCCAGAggttgtcaaatcacttcttccacagcggaggaaatttgtacagaagaactccggaTTTAGGTTTACtgaggtgtgtcgatgcaaaggaagcttccAAGCTACTTGAGGACGTACATGCTGGGACatgtggtccacatatgaatggcttcgttctggccaagaagatactcagggaaGGTTACTTTTAG